A genomic region of Blattabacterium cuenoti contains the following coding sequences:
- a CDS encoding mechanosensitive ion channel family protein, protein MEILGKFNIQYYEWFYEFIHYLDLKKWGSITIIIISKILVFSILLIILEWIFNRGVRFIGRRIVNSTHFIWDNILYENKVFDSLAHFFPLSIGYLLIKPFFKSYHTIIIYLEKIFDILFVLIILQFLIRVVNSIMRIATSENNHQTIAVRSFSQLLKIVSVIFCVLVIIAILTKNDLITVITSLGAITAIVILVFRDTILGFVSGVQMASTKMIKVGDWIGIHKYSIEGTVREINLTSAKIENFDKTITSVPTYDLISTAVTNFEVMRQKNIRRIKRSILFNIQSFHFCNSAKLEKFQHFYLIKNYIHRKQKEIEIFNKENNIDVSLDINGRRLTNIGLFRQYALEYLHQHPRISQSETLMVRHLEPTPYGLPIELYCFTNTSESIKYEQIQASVFDHLLTAAKEFNLKVTQVTTNVPH, encoded by the coding sequence AAATTCAATATTCAGTATTATGAATGGTTTTATGAATTCATCCATTATTTAGATCTCAAAAAATGGGGAAGTATAACTATTATTATAATTAGTAAAATCCTTGTATTCAGCATATTATTAATTATATTAGAATGGATATTCAATAGAGGAGTTCGTTTTATTGGAAGGAGAATCGTCAATTCTACTCATTTTATTTGGGATAATATCTTATATGAGAATAAAGTTTTTGACAGTTTAGCTCATTTTTTCCCATTATCAATTGGATATCTTTTAATCAAGCCATTTTTTAAAAGTTATCATACGATTATCATCTATCTAGAAAAAATATTCGACATTTTGTTTGTTCTGATTATTTTACAATTTTTAATTCGAGTAGTTAATTCAATTATGAGAATTGCTACCAGTGAAAATAATCATCAAACAATAGCTGTACGTTCTTTTTCACAATTATTAAAAATTGTATCTGTTATATTTTGCGTTTTAGTCATTATTGCTATTTTAACAAAAAATGATCTTATTACCGTTATTACTAGTCTAGGTGCTATAACAGCTATTGTTATCTTAGTTTTTAGAGATACCATACTTGGATTTGTATCCGGAGTGCAAATGGCTTCGACAAAAATGATTAAAGTAGGAGATTGGATAGGAATACACAAATACAGCATAGAAGGAACAGTAAGAGAAATTAACTTAACTTCTGCAAAAATAGAAAATTTTGATAAAACGATTACAAGCGTCCCAACTTATGATTTGATATCTACGGCTGTAACAAATTTTGAAGTCATGCGTCAAAAAAACATACGCAGAATTAAAAGATCTATTTTATTTAATATCCAATCATTTCATTTCTGTAATTCAGCTAAATTGGAAAAATTTCAACATTTTTATTTAATTAAGAATTATATCCATAGAAAACAAAAAGAAATAGAAATTTTTAATAAAGAAAATAATATTGATGTTAGTCTGGATATTAATGGGAGGAGATTAACTAATATAGGACTTTTCCGTCAGTATGCATTAGAGTATTTACATCAACATCCACGGATATCACAATCGGAAACATTAATGGTTAGACATCTAGAACCTACTCCTTATGGTCTGCCTATAGAGTTATATTGTTTTACAAATACTTCTGAATCCATTAAATATGAACAAATACAAGCTAGTGTTTTTGATCATTTATTAACAGCGGCTAAAGAATTTAACTTAAAAGTCACACAAGTAACTACAAACGTACCTCATTAA